The following proteins are co-located in the Polystyrenella longa genome:
- a CDS encoding alpha/beta hydrolase — translation MMRLLNRCFLRTGLFALIALCSSSLSTLADDHRSRIIKTETIQPRIESVTWYSQQLEQEKRFSVVLPKGYSPPEPIHGETTRKNWPVLYLLHGRGRHERSLIDDAEARSSLLQAEFVIILPDGDDGWYIDSPIRKRDRYESYLTELIDLADRHYELSPEPKDRALCGWSMGGYGAMHYMVEHPDDFSAIVTLIGLLDFPREGLPPEQSYVVPLQRFGEDRQDWLKWNSLFKADRLKQKSILLLTADEAFDRTMNENFSQKLQELQIPHQYKVLKGGHSFSVVRSGLTHMIQFGNDHFSSSPTKDTNVPSE, via the coding sequence ATGATGCGACTTTTGAATCGATGCTTCTTAAGAACAGGGCTCTTCGCACTAATAGCGTTGTGCTCAAGTTCGCTTTCCACTCTGGCCGACGATCATCGATCTCGTATTATAAAAACGGAGACGATCCAACCTCGAATCGAATCGGTTACCTGGTATAGCCAGCAGCTTGAACAGGAAAAACGGTTTTCAGTAGTGCTCCCCAAGGGTTATTCACCACCTGAGCCCATTCATGGTGAGACAACACGAAAGAACTGGCCAGTTCTCTATCTGTTGCACGGTCGCGGAAGACATGAACGCTCGCTGATTGACGATGCCGAAGCACGTAGTTCATTGCTGCAGGCGGAGTTCGTCATCATTCTTCCGGACGGCGACGATGGCTGGTATATCGATTCCCCAATCCGTAAACGAGACCGTTACGAATCCTATCTGACTGAACTGATTGATCTGGCGGACCGTCACTATGAGCTTAGCCCCGAACCGAAAGACCGTGCCCTTTGCGGCTGGTCGATGGGTGGGTACGGTGCCATGCACTACATGGTCGAACATCCGGACGATTTCTCAGCCATTGTCACTCTCATTGGACTTCTCGACTTCCCCAGGGAAGGGTTGCCACCAGAACAAAGTTACGTAGTGCCACTGCAGCGATTCGGAGAGGATCGTCAGGACTGGCTGAAATGGAACTCGCTGTTCAAGGCGGATCGGCTGAAACAAAAGTCTATTCTTCTACTGACCGCCGATGAAGCTTTTGATCGCACAATGAATGAGAACTTCTCTCAAAAACTCCAGGAACTGCAAATTCCTCATCAGTACAAGGTACTTAAGGGCGGGCACAGCTTTTCCGTGGTCCGTTCCGGTCTCACCCATATGATTCAGTTTGGTAATGACCATTTTTCCTCCTCCCCAACAAAAGACACAAACGTCCCGTCAGAGTAA
- a CDS encoding DUF480 domain-containing protein, producing MTTETDTGPVRQLTKSQRRVLGVLLEKAFTTPEAYPLTLKGLTTGCNQKSNRSPLSSYEEGGVYDTIEELRALGLAAVVHTESGRTERFRHYVRKKFTFTEPQLAILTELMLRGRQTLGELRARASRMVPIESLTELRNELDSLLNQGYLQATADLERRGTEVDHTFYEPQENKDLEVRASGAGKTSPSAGTTAHSAEGSSNPASSTGESISELAVYSAPEESTPALSDQHKQLEQDVQELRQENNQLKQDLQELQTQLDDLTQQVSDIRRDLGM from the coding sequence ATGACAACGGAAACTGACACCGGACCGGTTCGCCAGTTAACCAAATCGCAACGACGTGTATTAGGGGTCCTTCTGGAAAAAGCCTTCACCACCCCAGAGGCTTATCCTCTGACGCTGAAAGGGCTGACGACCGGTTGCAATCAGAAGAGCAACCGGAGTCCACTATCCAGCTACGAAGAAGGGGGAGTCTACGATACGATTGAAGAACTGAGAGCACTCGGACTGGCGGCCGTGGTTCATACGGAATCAGGACGCACCGAACGGTTTCGTCACTACGTCAGAAAGAAGTTCACCTTCACAGAACCCCAACTGGCTATCCTGACCGAACTCATGTTGCGCGGACGCCAGACCCTTGGAGAATTACGCGCCCGTGCCAGTCGTATGGTTCCGATAGAATCGCTCACGGAACTGCGTAACGAACTGGATTCATTGCTAAACCAAGGGTACCTGCAAGCGACCGCAGATCTCGAACGCCGCGGAACCGAAGTCGATCATACTTTCTATGAACCGCAGGAAAACAAAGACCTCGAAGTAAGAGCATCAGGTGCAGGCAAAACTTCCCCGTCTGCCGGAACTACAGCACACTCGGCGGAAGGTTCCTCTAACCCTGCTTCTTCCACGGGCGAATCGATCTCGGAACTGGCCGTATATTCCGCTCCTGAAGAATCCACCCCCGCCCTGTCTGACCAACACAAACAATTAGAGCAGGATGTGCAGGAACTCCGTCAGGAAAACAATCAACTGAAGCAGGATCTACAGGAACTACAAACACAACTTGACGACCTGACTCAACAGGTCTCCGATATCCGTCGCGACCTCGGTATGTAA
- a CDS encoding M28 family peptidase: protein MLTDATLLFEHLDQLCRTPRPAMSGELETARQYVENQLIAAGWNCERQPFEAQNSMLESLNGINIVARHPALQSAASDQKNFPTLVVGAHLDSREETPGADDNASAVVTLLEIARVIPQLIADQKLACDLELVAFDLEENGMLGGAWHAAIARQTNRNLAGMISLEMLGYCDPKPGSQKLPEPLIGLYPDTGDFIAIIGNQVSTSLISNWRQGMEQVEGLPIQSLQVPNNGNDLQASRLSDHSPFWDEGFAALMITDTSFLRNPYYHLATDTPETLDRDFLHKVAEGSTLAISHILKSGL, encoded by the coding sequence ATGCTGACGGATGCCACGTTGCTCTTCGAACATCTTGATCAACTTTGCCGTACACCTCGTCCAGCGATGAGCGGCGAACTTGAAACCGCCCGTCAGTATGTTGAAAACCAATTAATCGCCGCCGGTTGGAACTGCGAACGCCAACCGTTTGAAGCACAGAATTCGATGCTCGAATCGTTGAATGGCATCAACATCGTAGCACGTCACCCCGCACTGCAATCGGCTGCGAGCGATCAGAAAAACTTTCCCACACTCGTCGTCGGTGCCCATCTCGACTCACGAGAAGAGACCCCCGGTGCGGATGACAATGCCAGTGCCGTCGTCACGTTACTCGAAATCGCACGGGTGATCCCCCAGCTCATTGCCGATCAAAAACTCGCCTGCGACTTGGAACTGGTCGCCTTTGATCTGGAAGAAAATGGCATGTTGGGCGGCGCCTGGCACGCAGCCATAGCCAGACAGACTAACCGAAATCTGGCAGGGATGATCTCCCTGGAAATGCTCGGTTACTGCGATCCCAAACCGGGTAGTCAAAAATTACCGGAGCCACTTATCGGACTCTATCCTGATACGGGTGATTTTATCGCGATCATCGGCAACCAGGTTTCAACCTCGCTCATTTCCAACTGGCGTCAGGGCATGGAACAAGTCGAAGGCCTCCCGATACAGTCGCTTCAGGTTCCTAACAACGGAAACGATCTCCAAGCCAGCCGCCTGAGCGACCACAGCCCCTTCTGGGATGAAGGATTCGCCGCACTGATGATCACTGATACCAGTTTTCTGCGGAACCCTTATTACCACCTTGCGACTGATACCCCTGAAACACTCGATCGCGACTTCCTGCACAAAGTCGCCGAGGGCTCCACGCTGGCGATATCGCATATTCTGAAAAGTGGACTATAA
- a CDS encoding tetratricopeptide repeat protein has product MDDSRHQRRILKAAEGYLELDLPEQALRELDQIKTTDEFRCRYHILRGEAFRQREEFEAALLSYHKSHCGEPENLIVLMGMAWCYKRTGQLHRSIQMMKRALEVEPDNALIQFNLACYFSLDQDKSQALSWLGRAFRQDRSLISLVADETDFDPLRDDPDFQYMIETVGTTEKQG; this is encoded by the coding sequence ATGGACGACAGTAGACATCAACGCCGAATTCTCAAAGCCGCAGAAGGCTATCTGGAACTGGACCTGCCCGAGCAGGCGCTCCGCGAACTCGATCAAATCAAAACAACTGACGAGTTCCGTTGTCGATATCACATTCTGCGAGGAGAAGCCTTTCGTCAACGAGAGGAATTCGAAGCCGCACTACTCTCCTATCACAAATCACACTGTGGTGAACCGGAGAACCTCATCGTTCTTATGGGCATGGCCTGGTGTTACAAACGAACCGGCCAGCTTCACCGATCCATCCAGATGATGAAACGAGCTCTCGAAGTCGAACCGGACAACGCGCTAATTCAATTCAACCTGGCTTGTTATTTCTCCCTTGATCAGGACAAGTCGCAGGCGCTATCCTGGCTGGGTCGCGCTTTTCGGCAGGATCGCTCATTAATTTCATTGGTGGCCGACGAAACCGATTTCGACCCCCTACGAGACGATCCCGATTTTCAATACATGATTGAAACCGTCGGCACCACTGAAAAACAGGGTTGA
- a CDS encoding Ig-like domain-containing protein, which produces MMLTNWLQKFQTRFSCSAASTRRSHRLRSTTFDISSEVERFEDKCLLNGVLVSVEQPINSATDDAEEKESGTVSRYDTDLDIVQEGRRSQLVGLRFSNIQVPDDAIIRRAYIQFTADEASSDAASINIYGELSAESDSFGGNSNNISVRDRTTTNIEWTPGSWFFSGEQTGAQATPDLTPIIQELVSQSGWTSDSPMTFMMDGSGSRVARSFDAGSGAPVLHIDYIVDANYEEKEFLVTQSPRLQLGDTPLVGFGFDGSNVDQVQVMMQTERTGNIGTNDSFTIEYRKTGASSWTEVTSWNTTQAGQSGIDVHNAEFPNLEFNTEYEYRVRQHLDSGEIVEEWHNTFRTRLAKGDTSEFSFAAVGNSSGNPVSAPEALQATRQVMSQVGQTNAAFSLLVGNNLNPSSSYQDANGRFEQFINPETAAWTASHIEYAAYGSSDVNSPAASLYFSSPVPQEGVTSPFYNPLGEQAERNYSYDYGDTHFATFNSNVWNNEAQLDEVLDWLEKDMRASTAQWKIVFTNFPIASPGGFEQGPDDDYYQDVVERLHAAGVDLFLTGESSTYSWTKPLTGDADGTALFVDDGDQTYDKGAGLIQVTTGVGGMPLDGGSFSNQDYMAVGYSSSTARSAEYGFSLIEVREDELVVKYVAADDGEIIDSFTIVDNKYQLPAKVNIDGDFSDWADIPSYYDAADDVHDTDSTGRDGTPAYREHPDVDLLEYKVTHDNENLYFYFRAAGEIGETQVENQELGLRSGRYYVITTIDVDDDDDTGYWLDLGGYYPTTPGYDMNAEVEYFNGEFNTGHYINHGAIDDPSLLEAFREQTNGEYRVGYDGPYSPGYIDILPGSYDYYTQWVYDDKGTENEFDDEITFVVDRGPIIRGNVTSARSDDFHEIEMVAPLRGFLKDAQGNPIVKMGSVLDISFSLEASGELAPSQDWGSDTGDPINGYLLTETLLPQSGYAFGDTPIVDEDSGFHSVNNFMIMEGSPNNREFVISNNNDLLFSEQPNIDFETGELTFATAQDQWGVAVVSVTEMIDGVELETRSFNIYVHPTNDAPDAVDDNYEVYSNTFGNPFTPLDNDTTGPDVFESVSVVSVQHITDQGGTVELKNGQVTYTPRPTFSGIDTFKYTITDGTGETDTATISVNVIFQGAPNIVIDGDMSDWDSPYIDAYFDPADDQHDTDTEGRDGNPLYVDHPDADLLEYRVTNDSDNLYFYFRSRGQIGATTSTANGDRAGRFYVIVTIDVDNDDATGYWLDDGGYYPTTPGYDMNAEVEYYDGEFNTGHYLNHGAQSPAELYQAFLDQTQGDYVPGFDGPYKPGFVDILPGSYDYYSQWVYQENNPATEDDDEITLVLDKGPIVLGIIESAISADGHSLEMIAPLKGFMKDENGVPIIGIGSILDLSFSLEASGELSNEVTPSNPNGIWASDTADPLNGYVVQESRASFPYFENFNTNSADDFIPVTGNWTASNQKLTVSSQASSWYKTGISLLDTNGPLPNDFVLKTQFEIQPQAGQASNSFVIFDYESPTKYKFAGTWAGQNRLVVGQYENNQFRVFGEASENINNNTAYDMELWFEGSKLTMSVDGLTKITHDFGGPINDNPLGLGAFNSTVHFDNFALTTILDGTPKTAFPFSVDNGDDLEGTMYDINGNWNVQEDFAIGNSTGIANPRGITLFNTANTLPSSYDISTRMISTFQGPGTATNAYIVFDYVSPTNFKFAGMAVGQNRWVIGEYHQGWHYHSVVTEPIGVGQAFDVNLEIDGDTVTLSRNGSQVGQHTFSQPVNEGLAGLFVLNGESRFEDIKLGNVPAPSPQGALLAQMFSSDSTESNTVEQTAVNLTPTSSNFRYSADVTSINVSGEDRNGFLAFNVLSADQFSLAGVDLNSKKWIIGQYINGVYQELASLTDLGINPATPLQLEVKVVGSTVTLLANGNEKLSYTFDDSQSEGTVGVATHNARSQFTGLALTELSVTDSVFEDSFADLLI; this is translated from the coding sequence ATGATGTTGACGAACTGGCTCCAGAAATTTCAGACCCGATTTTCCTGTTCAGCTGCATCCACCAGACGAAGCCACCGTCTGCGTTCCACCACGTTCGACATTTCGAGCGAAGTCGAACGCTTCGAAGACAAATGCCTGCTTAACGGGGTATTGGTGAGCGTAGAACAACCCATCAATAGCGCCACCGACGACGCTGAGGAGAAAGAGTCCGGAACAGTTTCCCGGTACGACACCGACCTCGACATCGTCCAGGAAGGTCGCAGAAGTCAATTGGTTGGTTTGCGATTTTCGAACATTCAGGTTCCCGACGATGCCATCATTCGGCGAGCTTACATCCAGTTCACCGCCGACGAAGCCTCTTCCGATGCTGCGAGTATCAATATTTATGGCGAACTCTCCGCTGAATCGGATAGCTTCGGAGGGAATTCAAACAACATTTCAGTGCGAGACCGCACCACTACAAATATTGAGTGGACTCCCGGCTCCTGGTTCTTCAGTGGAGAACAAACCGGAGCCCAAGCTACTCCCGACCTGACTCCCATTATTCAGGAACTCGTGAGCCAGTCAGGTTGGACTTCCGACAGCCCCATGACATTCATGATGGACGGCTCCGGCTCGCGTGTCGCTCGCTCGTTCGACGCTGGCAGCGGGGCTCCTGTCCTGCACATCGATTACATCGTTGATGCAAACTACGAAGAAAAAGAATTTCTTGTAACACAATCCCCTCGATTGCAACTGGGTGATACCCCTCTGGTCGGTTTTGGATTTGACGGCAGTAACGTCGATCAAGTACAGGTCATGATGCAGACGGAACGTACTGGCAACATCGGCACCAACGACAGCTTCACGATCGAATACCGAAAAACTGGAGCATCTTCCTGGACTGAAGTAACTTCATGGAACACGACTCAGGCCGGACAATCAGGCATTGACGTCCACAACGCGGAGTTTCCAAACCTCGAATTCAATACCGAGTATGAATATCGAGTGCGTCAACATCTCGACTCTGGGGAAATCGTCGAAGAATGGCATAACACATTCCGCACGCGCCTAGCCAAAGGCGATACGTCCGAATTTTCCTTCGCTGCAGTAGGGAACTCGTCCGGTAACCCGGTATCCGCTCCGGAAGCATTACAAGCGACTCGCCAAGTAATGAGTCAAGTCGGACAAACCAACGCTGCTTTCTCACTACTGGTGGGTAATAACTTAAACCCCTCCAGCAGCTATCAGGACGCCAACGGTCGATTTGAACAGTTTATTAACCCTGAAACAGCCGCTTGGACTGCCTCTCATATCGAGTACGCCGCTTACGGCTCCAGCGATGTGAACAGCCCGGCTGCAAGCTTATACTTTTCTTCCCCCGTTCCTCAGGAAGGCGTCACCTCTCCCTTCTACAACCCACTGGGAGAACAGGCAGAACGAAATTATTCGTATGATTACGGGGACACCCACTTCGCGACCTTTAACAGCAACGTCTGGAATAACGAAGCCCAACTCGACGAAGTTCTCGACTGGCTGGAAAAAGACATGCGTGCCAGCACTGCGCAGTGGAAGATTGTCTTCACCAACTTCCCCATCGCCAGTCCGGGCGGTTTCGAGCAGGGCCCCGACGATGACTACTATCAAGACGTCGTCGAACGATTACACGCCGCAGGAGTTGACCTGTTCCTGACGGGTGAATCCTCTACCTACTCCTGGACGAAACCACTCACGGGAGACGCTGATGGAACTGCTTTATTCGTTGATGATGGTGATCAGACCTACGATAAAGGTGCCGGCCTGATTCAGGTCACCACCGGAGTCGGCGGCATGCCTCTCGATGGAGGTAGCTTTTCCAATCAGGACTACATGGCCGTGGGCTACTCCAGTTCAACAGCCCGTTCTGCCGAGTATGGTTTCTCGCTGATTGAAGTTCGCGAGGATGAACTGGTCGTAAAATATGTCGCCGCTGATGATGGTGAAATCATTGACTCCTTCACCATCGTTGATAACAAGTATCAGTTACCGGCCAAAGTTAATATCGATGGCGACTTCTCCGACTGGGCCGACATTCCTTCTTACTATGATGCGGCGGACGATGTCCACGACACGGATTCCACCGGTCGAGATGGCACACCCGCTTATCGCGAACATCCCGATGTCGACCTTCTCGAATACAAAGTCACTCACGACAATGAGAATTTGTACTTTTACTTCCGAGCTGCTGGCGAAATCGGTGAAACTCAGGTCGAGAACCAGGAACTTGGTCTGCGCTCCGGACGATATTACGTCATTACCACCATCGATGTCGACGACGATGATGACACTGGCTACTGGCTTGATCTGGGGGGATACTATCCCACCACTCCCGGTTACGACATGAACGCCGAAGTTGAATACTTCAACGGAGAATTCAACACGGGCCACTATATCAACCATGGTGCTATTGACGACCCATCACTTCTCGAAGCTTTCCGCGAACAGACTAACGGCGAATATCGGGTGGGGTACGACGGGCCTTACAGCCCTGGTTACATCGATATTCTTCCCGGCTCTTATGACTACTACACCCAGTGGGTGTATGACGACAAAGGTACCGAGAATGAATTCGACGATGAAATCACCTTCGTCGTAGACCGTGGCCCGATTATTCGAGGGAATGTCACCAGCGCCCGCTCGGACGACTTCCACGAAATCGAAATGGTCGCGCCTTTACGAGGCTTCCTGAAAGACGCCCAGGGAAACCCAATCGTCAAAATGGGAAGTGTCCTCGACATCTCCTTCTCGCTGGAAGCAAGTGGTGAGCTCGCTCCCTCCCAGGATTGGGGCTCCGATACGGGTGACCCCATCAATGGTTATCTCCTTACCGAAACTCTGCTCCCGCAATCTGGATACGCCTTTGGTGACACTCCCATTGTCGATGAAGACTCTGGTTTCCATTCCGTGAACAATTTCATGATCATGGAAGGAAGTCCTAACAATCGCGAATTCGTTATCTCGAATAACAATGACCTCCTCTTCTCCGAACAACCCAATATCGACTTCGAAACGGGCGAGTTAACCTTCGCTACCGCTCAAGACCAGTGGGGAGTGGCTGTTGTCTCCGTCACCGAGATGATCGATGGAGTTGAGCTGGAAACACGTAGTTTCAACATCTACGTTCATCCGACCAATGACGCCCCGGATGCCGTCGATGACAATTACGAAGTCTATTCAAACACGTTTGGCAACCCGTTTACTCCGCTCGACAACGATACTACCGGACCGGATGTTTTTGAATCTGTTTCAGTCGTCAGTGTGCAACACATCACTGACCAGGGTGGTACAGTCGAGTTGAAAAATGGGCAAGTCACTTACACTCCACGACCGACCTTCAGCGGTATCGATACCTTCAAATATACGATCACTGACGGAACGGGAGAAACAGACACCGCAACGATCTCAGTCAACGTCATCTTTCAGGGTGCCCCCAATATCGTCATCGACGGTGACATGAGTGATTGGGACAGCCCCTACATCGACGCTTACTTCGACCCCGCAGATGATCAGCACGATACCGACACCGAAGGCCGGGATGGAAACCCATTGTATGTGGACCACCCTGATGCAGACCTGCTCGAATATCGGGTCACGAATGACTCCGATAACTTGTACTTCTACTTCCGTTCACGCGGACAGATCGGCGCCACCACAAGCACGGCAAACGGTGACCGTGCAGGTCGGTTCTATGTCATTGTAACTATTGACGTCGACAACGACGACGCCACTGGTTACTGGCTGGATGATGGTGGATACTATCCCACCACACCCGGTTATGACATGAACGCCGAAGTTGAATACTATGATGGTGAATTCAATACTGGTCACTACTTGAACCACGGGGCCCAAAGCCCGGCGGAACTTTATCAAGCCTTCCTTGATCAGACACAGGGCGACTATGTTCCTGGCTTCGATGGACCTTACAAACCGGGGTTCGTCGACATTCTCCCGGGTAGTTACGACTATTACTCTCAGTGGGTTTACCAGGAAAACAATCCGGCCACTGAAGACGATGATGAAATCACATTAGTCCTTGATAAAGGGCCTATCGTGCTCGGCATCATCGAATCTGCTATCTCAGCCGATGGTCATTCACTGGAAATGATTGCTCCGCTGAAAGGGTTCATGAAAGACGAAAACGGTGTCCCGATCATCGGCATCGGTAGTATTCTTGACCTCTCCTTCTCGCTGGAAGCAAGTGGTGAACTCAGTAATGAAGTCACCCCCAGCAATCCGAACGGCATTTGGGCCTCCGATACAGCCGATCCCTTGAACGGATACGTCGTCCAGGAAAGTCGTGCTTCGTTTCCTTACTTTGAAAACTTCAATACGAACTCAGCCGACGACTTCATCCCGGTCACTGGCAACTGGACCGCCAGTAACCAGAAGTTAACCGTCAGTAGTCAAGCCTCCTCCTGGTACAAAACGGGGATCAGTTTGCTTGACACAAACGGTCCCCTTCCGAATGACTTTGTCCTGAAAACTCAATTTGAAATTCAGCCACAAGCGGGACAAGCCTCGAACAGTTTCGTCATCTTCGATTATGAGTCCCCGACGAAATACAAATTTGCAGGTACCTGGGCCGGTCAGAACAGATTGGTTGTGGGACAGTACGAAAACAATCAGTTCCGAGTCTTTGGAGAAGCTTCCGAGAACATCAACAACAACACTGCGTACGACATGGAGCTGTGGTTCGAAGGCTCAAAGTTAACGATGTCAGTGGATGGACTCACCAAGATCACCCACGATTTCGGTGGCCCCATTAACGACAATCCACTCGGACTGGGTGCATTCAACTCTACTGTTCACTTTGATAACTTCGCCCTGACGACCATCCTTGACGGAACGCCCAAAACTGCATTCCCATTCTCGGTAGATAACGGCGACGACCTCGAAGGAACGATGTACGACATTAATGGGAACTGGAACGTCCAGGAAGACTTTGCGATTGGAAACTCCACGGGCATCGCGAATCCACGGGGCATCACGCTGTTCAACACGGCAAACACACTGCCCTCCAGTTACGACATCAGCACTCGTATGATCTCGACATTCCAGGGACCGGGCACAGCAACCAATGCCTACATCGTCTTTGATTATGTTTCTCCTACAAACTTCAAGTTCGCGGGAATGGCTGTTGGCCAGAATCGCTGGGTCATCGGTGAGTACCACCAAGGGTGGCATTACCACTCGGTCGTCACTGAGCCCATTGGTGTAGGACAAGCCTTCGACGTTAACCTTGAAATCGATGGTGACACTGTCACCCTTTCCAGAAATGGATCTCAGGTCGGTCAACACACCTTTAGCCAGCCAGTCAATGAAGGCCTGGCGGGGCTATTTGTTCTAAATGGCGAAAGCCGTTTTGAAGACATCAAACTGGGTAACGTTCCCGCCCCATCTCCTCAGGGTGCTCTTCTCGCTCAGATGTTCTCATCCGACTCGACGGAGTCCAACACGGTTGAACAAACCGCGGTCAACCTGACTCCCACTTCATCGAATTTCCGTTACAGTGCAGACGTTACATCCATTAATGTATCTGGAGAAGACCGGAACGGTTTCCTGGCTTTCAATGTGCTCTCTGCAGATCAATTCAGTCTGGCAGGGGTCGACCTTAACAGTAAGAAGTGGATTATTGGACAGTACATCAACGGCGTCTATCAGGAACTGGCCAGCCTTACCGACCTCGGTATCAACCCGGCAACACCTCTTCAACTGGAAGTGAAAGTCGTCGGTAGCACTGTCACTCTCCTAGCCAATGGCAACGAGAAACTGTCTTACACATTTGACGACAGCCAGTCGGAAGGTACAGTCGGCGTGGCCACTCATAATGCCCGCAGTCAGTTTACCGGTCTTGCACTGACGGAACTTTCCGTAACAGACTCTGTATTTGAAGATTCCTTTGCCGACTTGCTAATCTAA